Proteins from a single region of Acidianus ambivalens:
- a CDS encoding winged helix-turn-helix transcriptional regulator: protein MKLVTLKKLDTICPIVETIRIIGSEPKLLVLRYLLDGGKGFNELQRLTKLSSKTLSSTLKDLENNDLIKRIIISDRPFRVRYELTEKGKELKGVFEEIQKWGNKYLK from the coding sequence ATAAAGTTGGTTACTTTGAAGAAACTTGATACAATCTGCCCTATCGTTGAAACAATTAGAATAATTGGTAGCGAGCCTAAATTGCTGGTTTTAAGGTATTTATTAGATGGAGGGAAAGGATTTAACGAATTACAAAGATTAACCAAGTTAAGTTCAAAGACTTTATCTTCTACATTAAAAGATTTAGAAAATAACGATCTCATAAAGAGGATAATAATAAGTGATAGACCTTTTAGAGTAAGATATGAACTCACAGAAAAAGGCAAAGAATTGAAAGGAGTATTTGAAGAAATACAAAAATGGGGAAATAAATACCTTAAATGA
- a CDS encoding AbrB/MazE/SpoVT family DNA-binding domain-containing protein, which produces MEEVKVTRNYQITIPYNVREKLGIKIGDKLVVYVEGDKIIIRKKAGNIASLNLTLGKKITDKEINEAINEAGEKIGSGS; this is translated from the coding sequence ATGGAAGAAGTTAAGGTAACTAGAAACTATCAAATTACAATACCCTACAATGTGAGAGAAAAACTGGGTATAAAGATAGGTGATAAGCTAGTGGTTTACGTTGAAGGAGATAAGATAATTATACGGAAAAAGGCTGGAAATATAGCTTCGCTTAATCTTACGTTAGGTAAAAAAATAACTGATAAGGAAATTAATGAAGCCATAAATGAGGCTGGAGAAAAAATTGGAAGCGGTAGTTGA
- a CDS encoding PIN domain-containing protein, producing MEAVVDTNFIIAVMFKDHVNHDEAIKEWEKLDKVYLPLISITEIAYFLIKHNIDLNVLNEILSDPKIEIIENSVEDISYALGKKDEIKSYDDFNDFLILSVAIRQNLPLLTFDKKLKIKMRK from the coding sequence TTGGAAGCGGTAGTTGATACTAATTTTATAATAGCAGTAATGTTTAAAGATCACGTTAATCACGATGAAGCAATAAAAGAATGGGAAAAATTAGATAAGGTTTACTTACCTCTTATTTCCATTACCGAGATAGCTTATTTCCTGATTAAACATAACATAGATCTAAACGTTTTAAATGAAATTCTAAGCGATCCTAAAATAGAGATAATCGAGAATAGCGTTGAAGACATTTCTTACGCTCTGGGTAAAAAGGACGAGATAAAAAGTTATGATGATTTTAACGATTTCTTAATTTTATCAGTAGCTATAAGGCAAAATTTGCCATTACTTACGTTTGATAAAAAATTGAAGATAAAGATGAGAAAATAA
- a CDS encoding class II glutamine amidotransferase — MCRMFAYVGDSKEELTKLYEALKESAKNDVIASKYGLNPVHGDGWGYVIYDGERIYFYKSKNPIFTESLVLPSIEGKFYAIFHARQATDKSTVSARFAHPFYGDDENYFYFFAHNGSVDKEKLAHDLNFQGQTTIDSELALKFLIKNGIEKGIDLLMKEYTKSALNVFILRISRSDGSAELYYVNYYTRKDRSEYYKFYKTENAVFSSTLTYYGIRGVEVEEGKLLKL; from the coding sequence ATGTGCAGAATGTTTGCTTATGTAGGTGATTCTAAGGAAGAGTTAACTAAACTTTATGAGGCGTTGAAGGAGTCTGCTAAAAACGACGTTATTGCCTCTAAATATGGTTTAAATCCCGTTCACGGCGATGGCTGGGGTTACGTTATTTATGACGGAGAAAGAATCTATTTTTATAAATCAAAAAATCCAATATTCACTGAGTCTTTAGTTTTACCTTCCATAGAAGGTAAGTTTTACGCAATATTTCACGCGAGACAAGCAACGGATAAATCTACTGTGTCCGCTAGATTTGCTCATCCTTTTTATGGAGACGATGAGAATTATTTTTACTTCTTTGCCCACAATGGTTCTGTCGATAAAGAAAAATTAGCCCATGATCTGAATTTCCAAGGTCAAACAACAATAGATAGTGAACTCGCTTTAAAATTTCTAATAAAGAACGGCATAGAAAAAGGGATAGATCTTTTAATGAAAGAGTATACTAAGTCGGCTCTCAATGTTTTTATACTAAGAATATCTAGATCTGACGGCTCTGCAGAGCTTTATTACGTGAATTATTACACGAGGAAAGATAGAAGTGAGTATTATAAGTTTTACAAAACAGAGAATGCTGTATTCTCTTCTACCCTCACTTACTACGGAATAAGAGGAGTTGAGGTTGAGGAAGGAAAGCTCTTAAAGTTATAA
- a CDS encoding isochorismatase family cysteine hydrolase has protein sequence MAWYNKDEIKKFIRKDNSILVVWDVQEALVNSIFNKEEFLQKLKEIISAARQYNVPIVYTKITPLPERFQPPYMRRSFNPGDIVKDVYPQGSDVVLNKNTTSIFVGTNFELMLRNAGIQTIVFTGIATDIGVETSARHAQALGYLPVIAREAVSSSDKDAHERSLANMSKLMPVLDNKEIIERWSS, from the coding sequence ATGGCCTGGTACAATAAAGATGAAATAAAGAAATTCATAAGAAAAGACAATTCCATATTAGTAGTCTGGGACGTGCAAGAAGCTCTAGTAAATTCCATATTTAATAAAGAAGAATTTCTGCAGAAATTGAAAGAGATTATTTCTGCAGCCAGGCAATATAACGTTCCTATTGTTTACACAAAAATAACGCCGTTACCGGAAAGATTTCAACCACCTTACATGAGGAGATCATTTAACCCTGGAGACATTGTAAAGGACGTATATCCACAAGGCAGTGATGTAGTTCTAAACAAGAATACTACAAGCATATTCGTGGGCACTAATTTCGAGCTGATGTTGAGGAATGCTGGAATACAAACAATAGTATTCACTGGAATTGCAACTGATATAGGAGTAGAGACATCAGCAAGGCACGCACAAGCTTTAGGCTATTTGCCGGTTATAGCTAGAGAAGCAGTGTCGTCTTCTGACAAAGATGCACACGAAAGGTCTTTAGCAAATATGAGCAAATTAATGCCAGTTCTTGATAATAAAGAAATAATTGAAAGGTGGTCAAGCTAA
- a CDS encoding MFS transporter, with product MDIKSRTLLILSLMLLVVNYVETMVIPALPTIEQDFSISPTLAGWVTSAYMIVAAATSPLMGKLADTYGKKKMYVTAIGFYIIAVAIAGFSPNIWVLLGARAIQGVGFSMFPIAIAYITDLYPKEKVAFAQAVLSAMIGIGPALGLLIGSYVVEDLGWPYAFHTAAILSLILFIISIKYLPHTGIRYKEKVDYLGSTLIGLATVLVLVYITEGPTLGWASVCNLSLLISGLVTYGIFIAVERKIKEPLLRLDLFKIRNFAVANLVGIISGVGMFTVFIFLVYYSQLPSPYGLGLSIIQSGLLMSPVAFGMVIFGPMFGRALPKIGPKPILILGSLLSSLAYIMLVYYRSNPTEVLIDGFISSIGLVAVIIPLVNMVALSLPEQYRTTGMGMNTLLRTIGGAAGPVVATSFMQAYQVPVIMVYDNQPLVLGFMPSSTAFNYIALFGLAMMILTLIVSLWTKNYTFRGVVVQENNKNNHLTNEYTR from the coding sequence ATGGACATTAAATCTAGGACTCTACTTATACTTTCTTTAATGTTACTGGTTGTAAACTACGTTGAAACAATGGTTATTCCTGCTTTGCCAACGATAGAGCAGGACTTTTCAATTTCTCCTACGCTAGCAGGATGGGTAACTTCGGCCTATATGATAGTTGCCGCCGCAACTTCACCGTTAATGGGCAAACTTGCAGATACTTACGGCAAAAAGAAGATGTACGTTACTGCAATAGGTTTTTACATAATTGCAGTAGCTATAGCAGGTTTTTCTCCAAATATTTGGGTTTTATTAGGCGCTAGGGCTATTCAAGGCGTCGGCTTCTCAATGTTTCCAATAGCGATAGCTTACATAACAGACTTATATCCTAAGGAAAAAGTCGCTTTTGCACAAGCAGTGTTAAGTGCTATGATAGGAATCGGGCCAGCTCTTGGATTACTAATTGGATCTTATGTAGTTGAAGATCTAGGTTGGCCTTACGCTTTTCATACTGCGGCAATATTATCTTTAATCCTTTTCATCATTTCTATAAAGTACCTTCCACACACCGGCATAAGATATAAGGAAAAAGTTGACTACTTAGGTTCAACATTAATAGGCTTAGCTACAGTTCTAGTTTTAGTTTACATTACTGAGGGACCTACATTAGGATGGGCTTCAGTATGTAACTTATCCTTGCTCATTTCTGGGCTAGTAACGTATGGAATTTTTATAGCTGTTGAAAGAAAGATAAAAGAACCTTTGTTAAGGTTAGATTTATTTAAAATAAGAAACTTTGCAGTAGCTAACTTAGTAGGAATAATTTCTGGAGTAGGAATGTTCACGGTCTTCATCTTTCTAGTTTATTACTCTCAGTTGCCTTCACCTTACGGACTTGGATTATCAATAATTCAGTCTGGATTATTAATGTCTCCAGTAGCCTTTGGAATGGTAATTTTCGGCCCCATGTTCGGTAGAGCATTGCCAAAAATAGGTCCTAAGCCTATCTTAATTCTAGGTAGTCTGCTATCGTCATTAGCTTATATTATGTTAGTATATTATAGATCCAATCCAACAGAAGTTCTCATTGATGGATTTATATCATCAATAGGATTAGTGGCAGTCATAATACCTTTAGTAAATATGGTAGCATTATCATTGCCGGAACAATATAGAACTACAGGAATGGGAATGAATACATTGCTAAGAACCATAGGTGGAGCTGCAGGTCCAGTAGTTGCTACGTCATTTATGCAGGCTTATCAAGTCCCTGTCATAATGGTTTACGATAATCAACCGTTGGTTTTAGGTTTTATGCCTTCTTCTACTGCTTTCAATTATATTGCTCTCTTCGGACTTGCAATGATGATCCTTACGTTAATAGTTTCACTATGGACTAAGAATTACACATTTAGAGGAGTTGTCGTTCAAGAAAATAATAAGAATAATCACTTAACAAACGAATATACAAGGTAA
- a CDS encoding RNA-guided endonuclease TnpB family protein: protein MARRGNKAIRATVSMKIALSDSLLALVNNYVKALRFTLFWLKENVPNPNEKGVLSKVHEELYTRLREEYNLPSKVAEDCYRDALSIYKGWYNNPKKGRFPRVYKPTVWLTPKASYSVNFERMTVRIASVGELQILGYSRNLKEYLSWKMKESRLVIKDGKAFLKVVFEKQLEKVKPKESVAVDINMADIVVGKDDRNYVRIPTRLEEVHHWKSLAENLQKKYPRRWRENKRILYRVRSFHQKAKRVMEDFARKVGKWVVEIARDFGANVVKLESLKNLIKNIDRLPGEFRDKLYLMQYRRLQYWIVWQAKKRGMIVEFVNPSYSSISCPKCGRRMVEVSHRWFRCSCGYENDRDVIAVVNLNGRGSLSLSTAPQMRDVRANR from the coding sequence ATGGCTAGGAGGGGAAATAAAGCGATCAGAGCAACTGTTTCTATGAAGATCGCTCTATCTGATTCCCTCCTAGCCCTTGTTAATAACTACGTTAAAGCACTCCGTTTCACCCTATTTTGGTTAAAGGAAAATGTTCCAAACCCTAATGAGAAGGGAGTACTTTCGAAAGTCCACGAGGAGTTATACACGAGGTTAAGGGAGGAGTATAATCTACCGTCTAAAGTTGCTGAGGATTGTTATAGGGATGCCCTTTCAATATACAAGGGTTGGTATAATAATCCTAAAAAGGGTAGGTTTCCAAGAGTGTACAAACCCACTGTTTGGCTAACACCAAAGGCAAGTTATAGCGTGAACTTCGAGAGAATGACTGTTAGGATTGCAAGTGTTGGAGAACTTCAAATTCTGGGTTATTCTAGAAACCTCAAGGAGTACTTAAGCTGGAAAATGAAGGAGTCTAGGTTAGTGATCAAGGACGGTAAGGCTTTCCTTAAAGTAGTTTTTGAGAAACAGTTGGAGAAGGTTAAGCCAAAGGAGAGTGTTGCCGTTGATATAAACATGGCTGACATAGTAGTTGGGAAGGACGACAGAAACTACGTTAGGATTCCGACTCGTCTCGAAGAGGTTCATCACTGGAAGTCGTTAGCCGAAAACCTGCAAAAGAAATACCCAAGGAGGTGGAGGGAGAATAAGAGGATCTTGTATAGAGTCCGTTCTTTCCATCAAAAGGCTAAGAGGGTCATGGAGGATTTTGCTAGGAAAGTTGGGAAGTGGGTTGTTGAAATTGCTAGAGATTTTGGTGCTAATGTTGTTAAATTGGAGAGTCTTAAGAACCTCATCAAGAATATTGATAGACTGCCGGGAGAGTTTAGGGATAAACTCTACTTGATGCAGTATCGTCGTTTGCAGTATTGGATTGTTTGGCAGGCTAAGAAGCGTGGGATGATTGTTGAGTTTGTTAATCCTAGTTATTCTTCAATCTCATGCCCAAAATGTGGTAGAAGGATGGTTGAGGTTTCCCATCGTTGGTTTAGGTGTTCATGCGGTTATGAGAATGATAGGGATGTAATTGCTGTAGTTAATCTTAATGGGAGGGGGTCTCTGAGCCTCTCGACTGCCCCTCAAATGAGGGATGTAAGAGCGAATCGATGA
- a CDS encoding DMT family transporter — translation MIRGYLTILGVIIVWGISFPLSKIALYFMSPFVLTFIRFVIGGLILTAYGKGIIYGKKEAINAILNMGIFVILLNLAINYSTNPALASVLIYMQPIFVALFSRLRGEEILFPQLVGIIVSFAGIFISVDSVNFSLGSLIAIVAAILWAVGTLYYSNLKNRDIVKLNAFMSLFSSLFVIPILPFDFYFKPSALGIGVGILVAIIAQALGFILWFSSVKDLGATTASSIVILVPVSAYLFSFIILDQIPNIFQIFGSSLALIGVFISQYSRVYLSRK, via the coding sequence GTGATAAGGGGTTATTTAACAATACTAGGAGTAATAATAGTTTGGGGTATTTCATTCCCTTTATCAAAAATTGCCCTCTATTTTATGTCTCCCTTTGTCCTTACTTTTATTAGATTTGTTATAGGCGGTCTAATTTTAACAGCTTATGGGAAAGGAATAATTTACGGTAAAAAGGAGGCTATTAATGCAATACTTAACATGGGAATTTTTGTCATACTCCTAAACCTAGCTATAAACTATTCCACTAACCCTGCATTAGCCTCTGTACTAATTTACATGCAACCTATATTCGTAGCATTATTCTCAAGGTTAAGAGGCGAGGAAATATTATTCCCTCAACTCGTTGGAATAATAGTTTCATTTGCTGGTATATTTATTTCAGTAGATAGCGTTAATTTTAGCCTAGGATCTCTAATAGCAATAGTTGCAGCAATACTTTGGGCAGTTGGAACTTTATATTACTCTAACCTAAAAAATAGGGATATAGTAAAGCTTAATGCCTTCATGTCCCTCTTTTCTTCACTGTTTGTAATACCAATCCTTCCTTTTGATTTTTATTTTAAACCTTCTGCCCTTGGAATAGGTGTGGGAATTTTAGTTGCAATAATAGCTCAGGCTTTAGGCTTCATATTATGGTTTTCAAGTGTTAAAGACCTAGGGGCAACAACTGCATCTAGTATAGTCATTTTAGTTCCAGTGTCTGCTTATCTATTTTCTTTCATAATTTTAGACCAAATACCCAACATTTTCCAAATATTCGGCTCATCGTTGGCTCTTATAGGAGTTTTTATCTCCCAATATAGTAGAGTATACTTATCAAGAAAATGA
- a CDS encoding type II toxin-antitoxin system VapC family toxin, whose amino-acid sequence MIFLDTSFLIAYLNKLDNNHEKACKIIKGINNYGTAVISDYILDELATFLTYHVSKEFAIKVITKLVQLYMRKKLDIKIVDKKVFALAYLYFEKLNDRGKLSFTDASTIAILDYFKIPYLASFDGDFDGLSTFIINKQSIINVTKIV is encoded by the coding sequence ATGATTTTTCTTGATACTTCATTTCTTATTGCTTATTTGAATAAGCTGGACAATAATCACGAGAAAGCGTGCAAGATAATTAAGGGAATTAATAATTACGGTACTGCAGTTATAAGCGATTATATTTTAGACGAGTTAGCAACTTTTCTAACATATCACGTAAGTAAAGAATTTGCAATAAAGGTAATAACTAAGCTAGTTCAGCTCTACATGAGAAAGAAGTTGGACATAAAGATAGTTGATAAGAAGGTTTTTGCATTAGCTTATCTCTATTTTGAGAAATTAAACGACAGAGGAAAATTGAGCTTTACTGATGCTAGCACTATAGCTATCCTTGATTATTTTAAAATTCCTTACCTTGCCTCATTTGACGGAGATTTTGATGGGCTATCTACTTTCATAATTAACAAGCAGAGTATAATTAACGTTACAAAGATAGTATAG
- a CDS encoding helix-turn-helix domain-containing protein codes for MKSEKILEYCKTPKSFTELKELTGLSDAGLYKALNKFLEEGLIRKTEEGKYVTTDKGEKAYNNQLKSLMEEGIWIEYYGIGEDKIREILKILKSVKGEFYLKASSSSDESLLEQLIILQELNRNE; via the coding sequence TTGAAGAGCGAGAAAATCTTGGAATATTGCAAAACTCCAAAGTCGTTCACGGAACTAAAGGAGCTAACTGGCTTAAGCGATGCAGGACTTTACAAGGCACTAAATAAATTCCTTGAAGAAGGATTGATAAGAAAAACGGAAGAAGGGAAGTACGTTACCACCGATAAAGGAGAAAAAGCCTATAATAATCAATTAAAGAGCTTAATGGAAGAAGGCATTTGGATAGAATACTATGGTATAGGCGAAGATAAAATTAGAGAGATCCTAAAGATCTTAAAAAGCGTTAAAGGCGAGTTTTACCTTAAAGCTTCCAGCTCATCGGATGAGAGCTTATTAGAACAGCTTATAATTCTCCAAGAGTTAAATAGAAACGAGTAA